The Thalassotalea sediminis genome includes the window ACGCCATGGCGGCTATAATCGATAGCATTGAAACCAGCAATAACAAAAAAGTCTTCTGTAACATTGAGTTTTGTTGAGCCAAAATAACGTTTAAGCGTGACGTCAATTTTTGAGTAAACATTATTATCTTGCCACACAGGTTCTGGAATTGCGTCTAACGCATATGGGAATGCTGGCGTGGGGCCATAAGCAGGTGTTGATGAAAAATCAAAACTATATTGGTTTAGGTGTTGCTTACTTTTTGAATGACTTGCACCAAAAACTAGCTCATGGTTTTGACCAAACAATGAAAAGTCACCATTGATGGTGAGATCAAATAAATCTGCGTCAAACTCTCCACCAAAGCGCCCAGGCCAACCTACCAAGCCTAACCCAGTATCTTTATCTATAGAGCCGTAGGCATAAAATAACTTGTCATCTTCTTCGGAAGTACGTTGATTATAGGTCGCTTTCAATTCCCAATCATTTTCAAACATGTATACATATTCAATGAATGCGGTGGTGTTGATAGTGTCCCACATGGTCCAATCTTGCGTGGTTGTTGCGCTAGTTTTCCACTCAGCTTGTGTGCCATCTGTGTAATTAAAAACAAGTGCTCCCCACATGTTGCCGTCAGTATTTGCATCTTGATAAGAGTAACCAAAAGCAAGTGTCGAGTTGTTGGTTAATTGCCCGTCTATCGTGCCATAAAAGAAAGTACGATCATTCTCTAAACCTTTAAGGTATGAACCTTTATCTTCAGCGGCAACAACGGCACGAGCAGCCCATCGGCCATCCTCAGTCAGCAAAAGAGAGTAGTCTGCTTCAATGCGTGTTAAATCATAAGAACCGACAGAAAGGTTTACTTCTCCTTGGTTTTCATTTGTTGGACGTTTTCTTACATAGTTAATTGTTCCTGCAGAGCTACCAACACCCGTTAATAATCCGTTTGCTCCGCGAATAACTTCAATTTTATCGTACCCGTACGCTTCCATAGCGCCCGTAACAATACCCCAGTCATTGGGCATTCCTATTCCGTCAATTTGAGTATTTTTGATTTCAAACCCGCGTGACGTATAGTTAGTACGATTGGTTTCCCATTCTTCAACATTAATACCTGTTGCGAGTTTTAGTGCATCGTTTAAGTTTGTTGTGGCGTAATTCTTTATTTGCTCTGCTGAAACCATACTAATTGACTGGGGTGTTTCGTCAATTTTCATGGTAAGTCCAGTGGCACCTTTGCTGATACGTGAAGAGCGAACGCCCACAATAAGGATCTGTTCTATATCTTTGTCTAGGCTAGTGTTTTGTCTTTCTGCGCTTGTTTCTTGAGCAATAGTCGGGAATCCCATTGCTAGTATTAAGGCAGAAAAAGTAAATGTTTTTGTAAGTTTCATGTGTTCTCCCAGTTTGTATTGTTCATTTTTATGGCCGAAGAGTATACATAGATAAAACACTTATTACTAATGATAATTATTATCATTAGTAATAAGTTAAACAAATAAGAATGATTTTCAATAGTGTTTACCTTGAATTTAGCGACAAAGCACCTTAATATGCCTGAACTTAAACTTTTTATTACTGCACTAATATTTATATGGCAAAGCTAAGCAATCGTTTTTTATTTCAGCTCCATGGTTGGTTTTCGTTACCTGTATGGATCGTGTTCTGTTTTGTCTGTTTGACAGGCACTATTGCGGTGATAAGTCACGAAATAACCTGGCTTACTAATACGAATGCACGGGCATTAAACCCTGATAATTTGCCAGAAAAAAAGGTTACCGAACTTATCGATACCGTTGAAAGTGCGTACCCAACGGCAAAAATAACAACCGCACTTAGCTTTGAACCTTATTTAGTAAATGCTGTTATCTTTACCGATAGTGATAAGCCTTATGCAATTGCGTATGTCAATCAATATACTGGCGAGATACAAGAAGTTAATCAGGGATTTACCTTTATCAACTTTATGCGAGCATTACATGGCTGGTTATATTTCCCTTGGCAAAATAGTTATAGTGTTGGCTATTACCTTGTATGTGCAATGGCCATCGTAATGCTTGGTGCGTTAATTACTGGCTTGCTTGTTTATAAAAACTTTTGGCGTGCCTTTACTCAACCTAAATTACGTGTAAACCAGGGGAAAAAGACATTTTTAGCCGATTTACATCGTCTAGCAGGTGTTTGGTCGGTCTGGTTCTTATTACTTATGAGCTTAACTGGGCTTTGGTATTTAGTGCAGGCAATAATGTGGCAAAACGATATAGAAATTGATCCGCATCCTCCAATTGTCGCTGTTAACGATTTACCCTCTGGTAGTCAGATACCGCAAAGAGCCTATAGTTTGCAAGATGCGTTAACGATCACGCAGCAAAAGTTTCCTGACTTTAAAAGCCGTTATGTAATGCCGCCAGAGCATTATCGCGATACCTATAAATTTTATGGTGAAGGCGATTTTATCTTTTATGACCAGTATTCTTATGGCGTAACAGTGAACCCTTGGAATGGCGAGATCATGAGTACCCGTTCTCCCGATGAAATGAATGTTGTGCAAACACTTTCTCATATAGCGAACCCTCTGCATTACGGAACAATTGGCGGTATTTGGACAAAAATTATTTGGTTTATTTTTGGCGTTTTCTTAACTGGAATGTCAATAACCGGGTTTTTAATGTGGGGTGAAAGAACGTTTAAAGCTGCGAAAAGACAACAACATTTAACTGAGACAGAATCAGTTAGTGTATCAAATAACACTAAGTCATCGGTATCGGTATAGGTAACATTATGGCACGTGCAAAAAATAATTTATGGAATCGTTATAAATATAAAATCAATGGGGTAGTGATTTTATTGGCAGGCTATTTTTTATATACCACATTGTTTCCGCAATTTCCTGATACTTGGGCAGCAAAGAAAGTGGGGCAGTTTGAAGTAACACCTATGCCTTATAACTTGGATGCGCCTTATTTCCATGATGGTGTTTATACAAAAGACTTCTTCTTAATGTTTAATGAAGGCGATGTAAATTCGATAAAGCAAGCCTATTTAACCATTGGTGAAAAAGCGTTACCACTCGAAACATTAGCCGCTGAAGATCATGGTATTTTACATGGTAGTGAACATGGACAAGAAGTGCATGGCCTTGCACCTAAAGAACTTACATCAAATCATAGAGTTTGGTTGACTATTCAAACTTGGCAGGGCGAAATATTGTTGACGAGTTGGCCTTTGCCTCAAAGTTTATTATCTAATAGCTATTGATAATTTCTTGATAACGCCCATTGCCTTTTAATGTGTTCAGGGCGTTGTCATAAGCATCTCTTAATTTTTCATCTTTAAAACCCACATGATAAAAGATCGGAACAAATAGTGGATGTATGTTAATTGCTTCTTTTCTATATTGCTCCGGCTCTTGTTGTCGAAAGTAGTGGAATATTTTTTCATCCATAATAATGGCATCAACTCTTTCTAAATAAAGCATGTGGACTTGATTTTGTTGGTTAGCAATTTCAACATATTTTCTATTCGTTTTAGTTATATTGTGAAATTGCTCACCAAGAAAAATAGCGGCATTTTGAAACGCTAATATTGAGTATTGTTTTAGGTCTTCAATTTTGTCGATTTGTAACTGCCGTTTTTTAAGTGAAACAACAACATTTCTATAAAATATATATGGTTGAGAATAATGAACCCCTGTTAAATTTGGATCGATTTGTAGTGTCAGTGCTACATCTGTTTTCTCGTGTTTCAGTGACGTACTTAATCGGGCAAAAGGTACGTAAAATGGTCTAATTTCATAGCCTTTTAAAGCCATAGCTTCGCGAAATAAGTCAATTTCAATGCCACTATTACTTTCTGGTAATACGTAGGGGGGAAGTGTTTGACTCACAGCAACATTAAGTTCTTTAGCTGTACCAATGTTGAAGAATAAAAGTTGAAACACAATGACAAAATAATATTGAGCACGATATCGCAAGGCTATATACATATTTTCATTAAATAAAAAAATTAATAATAAAAAGTGTAATCCTTATTTGTCAGATGTCTATGTGAAAGCCATTGAAACAAATATTTAATTGAGTGGTGTTGAGGCAAGGAGTGTTCAAACAGTGTTTCTTGAGCATTTTAGATTTGCCAATTTGCTTGACATAATTTGTCGATGAACCAGTCAAACGCTTTGCCTTCTTGCCTTTTGTTCCAGGCGATATATAAATCTTGATTGGGTCTCGGGATTGCACAAGCTTTTTGAATAAGTGCTCCTGAATCAATCAAGGGTTGTGCAAAATGTAATGGCAAAAAGCCAACGCCAATTCCTCGTCGTTGTGCTTCAACTTTCGCATCCATATTGTTAACGGTAATAACCTGTTTACTATTGAATAAACCACTGTTTCTTACCGGTAAATATTGTGAACTATCGGCGACGACTATTGAGGGGAAATCATGTAAATGCTCAGCTTCAATGGGTCCATCTACCCTTGCTAATGCATGTTCAGGAGGCACGGCAAAAATAAACGTTAATTGTGCAATTTTATAGGTATGAAACATGCCTTTTGGGAGTTCACCTGATGCCCCTATAACAATATCTGCTCTTTGACTATGCAAAGCATCCCATCCTCCTCCTAATGCTTCGACACTTACAGTTACATCTACCTGTTGTTTTAGTTGTGTAAACTCTGCGAGTACATCAAATAGCACGGTGCTAGGAATAATAGTATCTCGCGCAATTCTGATGTGTTTTTCCCAACCAGATTCCAATTGTGAAACGGCATCAACCATTTTCGATGTAGCATGGAGGATTTCTCTGCCATGTTCCAGTACGAGCTTTCCTGCTGG containing:
- a CDS encoding TonB-dependent siderophore receptor, with product MKLTKTFTFSALILAMGFPTIAQETSAERQNTSLDKDIEQILIVGVRSSRISKGATGLTMKIDETPQSISMVSAEQIKNYATTNLNDALKLATGINVEEWETNRTNYTSRGFEIKNTQIDGIGMPNDWGIVTGAMEAYGYDKIEVIRGANGLLTGVGSSAGTINYVRKRPTNENQGEVNLSVGSYDLTRIEADYSLLLTEDGRWAARAVVAAEDKGSYLKGLENDRTFFYGTIDGQLTNNSTLAFGYSYQDANTDGNMWGALVFNYTDGTQAEWKTSATTTQDWTMWDTINTTAFIEYVYMFENDWELKATYNQRTSEEDDKLFYAYGSIDKDTGLGLVGWPGRFGGEFDADLFDLTINGDFSLFGQNHELVFGASHSKSKQHLNQYSFDFSSTPAYGPTPAFPYALDAIPEPVWQDNNVYSKIDVTLKRYFGSTKLNVTEDFFVIAGFNAIDYSRHGVNNAVDIDNEESEFSPYVGATYSVTEDINLYASYSDIYQPQEQYDIDGYFLAPTKGVNFETGIKTTWFDNNLLATFAYFTAEQEGIANYAGINPATGQYFYNGIDVESKGYELEVVGRINENLTTSLAYTNLDMDNSAGGEAHEWAPRNVINFLVDYKLSAMPSLTVGLGGKWQSKTKNVEYNVKQDAYLLVNAFARWDINDRLSVQANINNITDEKYITSLHTVGYYAAPTNGSVRLSYQF
- a CDS encoding PepSY-associated TM helix domain-containing protein; this translates as MAKLSNRFLFQLHGWFSLPVWIVFCFVCLTGTIAVISHEITWLTNTNARALNPDNLPEKKVTELIDTVESAYPTAKITTALSFEPYLVNAVIFTDSDKPYAIAYVNQYTGEIQEVNQGFTFINFMRALHGWLYFPWQNSYSVGYYLVCAMAIVMLGALITGLLVYKNFWRAFTQPKLRVNQGKKTFLADLHRLAGVWSVWFLLLMSLTGLWYLVQAIMWQNDIEIDPHPPIVAVNDLPSGSQIPQRAYSLQDALTITQQKFPDFKSRYVMPPEHYRDTYKFYGEGDFIFYDQYSYGVTVNPWNGEIMSTRSPDEMNVVQTLSHIANPLHYGTIGGIWTKIIWFIFGVFLTGMSITGFLMWGERTFKAAKRQQHLTETESVSVSNNTKSSVSV
- a CDS encoding substrate-binding periplasmic protein, coding for MYIALRYRAQYYFVIVFQLLFFNIGTAKELNVAVSQTLPPYVLPESNSGIEIDLFREAMALKGYEIRPFYVPFARLSTSLKHEKTDVALTLQIDPNLTGVHYSQPYIFYRNVVVSLKKRQLQIDKIEDLKQYSILAFQNAAIFLGEQFHNITKTNRKYVEIANQQNQVHMLYLERVDAIIMDEKIFHYFRQQEPEQYRKEAINIHPLFVPIFYHVGFKDEKLRDAYDNALNTLKGNGRYQEIINSY
- a CDS encoding LysR substrate-binding domain-containing protein; its protein translation is MHPAITLDALRAIDAINKTGSFAAAAQSLYKVPSALTYTIKKLEEDIGATLFDRSKQRAVLTPAGKLVLEHGREILHATSKMVDAVSQLESGWEKHIRIARDTIIPSTVLFDVLAEFTQLKQQVDVTVSVEALGGGWDALHSQRADIVIGASGELPKGMFHTYKIAQLTFIFAVPPEHALARVDGPIEAEHLHDFPSIVVADSSQYLPVRNSGLFNSKQVITVNNMDAKVEAQRRGIGVGFLPLHFAQPLIDSGALIQKACAIPRPNQDLYIAWNKRQEGKAFDWFIDKLCQANWQI